In Plasmodium knowlesi strain H genome assembly, chromosome: 7, one DNA window encodes the following:
- a CDS encoding leucine-rich repeat protein, which produces MREDPHGGECEKRVNAVMHGSGGSREGVHRGIPLDVVGYHREEGNFEEEWRHPGRTFVYMERADEPPGARTKLILNFKKLNLKSEDNFSQMVRQNRTTILDALKKAEIGIGGATINNIGILSRKNKNIELEKCDSQEEATNLIMWELDLSCNYFIHLSIDNILCVLIQNEIISEGSVLRVHNLKTINIRKNVLIAFPYWGKYELDNLLHLCLSHNEICELPPMDDSPTSAKMETRKECAMNVEKNSLFVDKIKGEHPGEEGALNWKAPNLTHLYLQNNKITSVHFVKYLLNGHKNISHINISFNRIKWLSDFPFLPNLKHLDLSFNTELSCLRGGQEADRKRVDDNLLSVYDHQGEHEQNNHARSNFLNIPSGDHKKLNHQNLFVTLKYFSPNLENLNLKHTPLLNI; this is translated from the coding sequence ATGAGGGAAGATCCTCATGGTGGTGAGTGCGAAAAAAGGGTAAATGCCGTAATGCATGGCAGTGGAGGAAGCAGGGAGGGTGTACACAGGGGGATACCCCTTGATGTGGTAGGCTACCACAGGGAAGAGGGCAACTTTGAAGAAGAATGGAGACACCCTGGAAGGACATTCGTGTACATGGAAAGGGCAGATGAGCCACCAGGTGCACGCACAAAGCTCatattaaattttaaaaaattaaatttaaaaagcgaAGATAATTTTTCCCAAATGGTACGTCAAAATCGTACAACCATATTGGATGCCTTAAAAAAGGCAGAGATAGGAATAGGAGGAGCTACCATTAATAATATTGGTATACTTTCacgaaagaacaaaaatattgaattggaaaaatgtgaTAGCCAGGAAGAGGCAACAAATCTGATCATGTGGGAATTGGACCTGTCCTGCAATTACTTTATACACCTGTCCATTGACAACATTTTGTGTGTTCTTATCCAGAATGAAATAATTAGCGAGGGAAGTGTTTTAAGGGTGCACAATTTAAAAACAATAAACAtacgaaaaaatgttttaattGCTTTTCCTTATTGGGGAAAATACGAATTGGATAATCTCCTTCATTTGTGTTTGTCGCACAATGAGATTTGTGAACTGCCACCCATGGATGATTCGCCTACGTCTGCTAAAATGGAGACCCGTAAAGAATGCGCAATGAACGTGGAGAAGAATTCCCTCTTCGTAGACAAGATCAAGGGAGAACACCCTGGTGAAGAAGGGGCACTAAATTGGAAAGCACCCAATTTGACGCACCTTTATTTacaaaacaacaaaattaCGTCTGTCCATTTTGTTAAGTACTTACTCAATGGgcacaaaaatatttcccaTATAAATATTAGTTTTAATAGAATAAAGTGGTTAAGtgatttcccctttttgccaAATTTGAAGCATTTGGATTTATCCTTTAACACGGAATTGTCATGTCTCCGTGGTGGCCAAGAAGCTGACCGTAAAAGGGTGGATGATAACCTTCTCAGTGTGTATGATCATCAAGGCGAACATGAACAGAACAATCACGCGAgaagcaattttttaaacatcCCCTCAGGTGATCATAAAAAGTTGAATCATCAAAA